In one window of Paraflavitalea soli DNA:
- a CDS encoding TauD/TfdA family dioxygenase, whose translation MQPDIQPVSYSTDTFFNVADHAVQARPLHEEDPQLLPLVIEPAHNGVRLVEWIKAHKPAFEKALVKHGGILFRGFGIDTVDAFNQFMNCFDTAPLPYMFRSSPRTELDKSIANIYRSTIYPSDRKINMHNESSYSRVWGRKIVFCCIQQAEEGGETPIADSRKVLQAIPPELVQEFRTKGVKYRRNLLPDLGMPWQEVFQTVDRAVVEETCKKINVDYTFRSNDHLVIEWVKPAVYKHPQSGVETWFNHAFFFNKYSRYEELDMDPEDELPDEYLTSNTFFGDGSEISFDAYSAIKAAYDQNLVVFPYQNGDIIFLDNMLAAHGRSPYKGDRTIATAIIEAASDADDAFKTGL comes from the coding sequence ATGCAACCGGATATCCAACCTGTTAGTTATTCGACAGATACTTTTTTTAATGTAGCCGACCATGCTGTACAGGCAAGGCCGCTGCACGAAGAAGACCCGCAGCTATTACCATTGGTCATTGAGCCTGCCCACAATGGCGTTCGGCTTGTTGAATGGATCAAGGCGCATAAGCCGGCTTTTGAAAAAGCGCTGGTGAAGCACGGAGGTATTTTGTTCAGGGGATTTGGCATAGATACCGTGGACGCCTTCAACCAGTTTATGAATTGCTTTGATACAGCACCACTACCGTATATGTTCCGTTCCTCGCCCCGCACAGAACTGGATAAATCGATTGCGAATATTTACAGGTCAACCATTTACCCCAGTGACCGTAAGATCAATATGCACAACGAATCTTCATACAGCAGGGTATGGGGCAGGAAGATCGTTTTTTGTTGTATCCAGCAAGCGGAAGAAGGCGGGGAAACGCCTATTGCTGACTCCCGCAAGGTGCTGCAGGCCATTCCGCCGGAACTGGTACAGGAGTTTAGGACGAAGGGGGTAAAATACAGGCGCAACCTGTTGCCTGACCTGGGAATGCCCTGGCAGGAAGTATTTCAAACAGTAGACAGGGCGGTGGTAGAAGAAACCTGTAAAAAGATCAATGTGGACTATACCTTCCGCAGCAATGACCATTTGGTGATCGAGTGGGTGAAGCCCGCGGTCTATAAACATCCGCAGTCGGGTGTTGAGACCTGGTTCAACCATGCTTTCTTCTTCAACAAATATTCCCGGTATGAAGAGCTGGATATGGACCCGGAAGATGAACTGCCTGATGAATACCTGACCTCCAATACCTTTTTCGGAGATGGGAGCGAAATATCCTTTGACGCATATTCAGCGATCAAAGCCGCTTATGATCAAAACCTGGTGGTATTCCCTTATCAAAATGGCGATATCATATTCCTCGACAATATGCTGGCTGCGCATGGCCGCAGCCCTTATAAGGGCGACAGGACCATTGCTACTGCTATAATTGAAGCAGCCAGCGATGCCGATGATGCCTTTAAGACCGGCCTGTAA
- a CDS encoding non-ribosomal peptide synthetase, with protein MLELINRLAEKNISLVVAGTDLQVSFTDTGASIPDEIIQEISLHKAALIHYLNQYGGQRAYLHIPAVKEAADYAVSDGQRRLWIVSQLEEASRAYNMPNRVVLKGSYTPAVFEAAIRKVVDRHEILRTVFKETEGGELRQVVIPSASFTFTVGYQELTDASPADIDVYISSRSATVFDLEKGPLFLADLIRTGPEDYIFFYNVHHIISDGVSMEILGNEVLHYYHAQVQGNAGALPALALQYKDYAAWQQAALRTGKLKGHQAYWLSQLEGELPVLDLPASHQRPALLSFDGHQLSAVINKDLTEQLRTVCHGQQATLFMGLLGVLNTLFYRYTSQEDIIIGTPVAGREHADLENQIGFYLNTLPLRTRFNGKHSFTELLQGIRTTTLGAYEHQAYPFDRLVTDLGLKRDNSRSVLFDVMMVLQSQQGKSTPSMQEPGHILTPEIVDKGACAVKFDLQVVFTEQADGLRMDIDFNTSIYTIEDIQRLITHYRQLLLAAVSDPVLPLYALDYLPEAEKTELLQWGTVTKAYPVGHTLVDLFKEQVLKRRHEIALVFENTELTYEELDKRSDQLAAYLRLLSIPGGSPVPVCIDRSVDMIVALLGVLKSGCAYVPVDPAYPSDHIAYILKDTACQVVITTADHQGRIQDSGTGVQVVLLSDADHLIAVPVDGTAAVQANDLAYVIYTSGSTGRPKGVMMEHAGVVNRLRWMWEHYAFDHTDVILQKTSFTFDVSVWELFMPLCLGCKMVLCNKEVVSDPGSIADLIFRHGVTCLHFVPPMLDAFMHDLFDRAYNIRFLSSLKRVIASGEALSLASVQKWYSKMQAPLCNLYGPTEAAIDVTYFDTDARIDKVFIGKPVANTSLYVLDDHMRLVGTGVPGELYIGGIQVARGYLNNPLLTASRFVDDPVKKEGKLYRTGDLTRWDSSGNIEYIGRLDNQVKIRGYRIEPGEIEQVMLLSGLVKQAVVVPQNDGSQGKCLVAYLVPQGGEGIAVIRDYLLSKLPSYMVPAYFVAMDSLPVLPNGKINRKLLPAPAITGVPAAVSYAAPANDTERVLLEVYQLVLKRTLPGGVKDSFFESGGDSIKAILLAGKLKQHGYKVSTRDILKYPVLEDMAKWVQRSGQEQPAQAIIEGDSTLTPIQQWLLSKSFVNKHHFNQSVLLHSKLRIDAGIVQQSLLELVKHHDVLRSVFVQDQQRWKQSIKGVERNSVTMEVHDLVSVADPIAAMASLSEQLQASINLLTGPLLKAAIFRLPDGDRLLLIIHHLVVDGVSWRILLEDLPVLYEQLSKGDTIQLPAKTVSFQQWAKQLKLYSESEAITQELPYWSAVAEYRTDGLRADWPEGSNLSKDSSSITVRLNETLTTSLLTEINQVYNTRVDDILLTALAMAVNASFEKPHLLVGLEGHGREEIIKEVDISRTVGWFTTLYPVLLDIHSAKDIVNGLVLVKDQLRKVPNKGIGYGIARYLLAEKPAALQQEEQRFDVLFNYLGDLGAGVSNATGAELFSYAKEGKGHDVDGGYEQESHMTVNAAVIQGSLQLGIRYSREQYKRETVEGFAASYEQQLKKLIDLLRHTPDRYLTPGDLSFKDLKMEDLILLNAHKDVEDVYELSPLQEGIYYHWQKESDSTAYVNQMSFRLSGQIDILLIKKSYEYLMRRHDVLRTSFHHEYENRHLQAVRKVAEPDFHYLEVPVHADKEEFIADYKTQDRKRGFDLAKASQMRLTVVMAPDNAYEFVWSFHHILMDGWCSGILIKEFFIIYKSLLRGEEPRLGKVFPYVNYINWLAGQPRESTLSYWGNYLAGYDGLAEVPFKKTLAKKSTATVEEVQFTLSPEEVIAMRTLCNGLQVTENTFIQSVWGYLLSRYNNTRDVVFGTVVSGRPGELEGIDQMIGLFINTVPVRLQYTGTESVKDLLQAMQQQAIGTMPHHYAPLPDIQSQVRAGGHLFDHIVVFENFPVEDIIKKGVHETQSGEIRSLSSKVIIESNYAFTLQVLPEASGMKISFIYDPSVLEKGSIVQIKNHFENAIRNFVARPDLPVSKIDYLSDEEYKTLLEVYNDKVVSYPRQTILTDLKQVTAAHTAAIAVSYGATQLSYGTLDNLSNKVAHCLATVYNVQPGDLVGILIDRSEWAVVLILGILKAGAAYVPIDPAYPESRIDFIARDSRCRMIIDSGKLQDIRQALSAYPEDTVVAREVTVHDLAYVIYTSGSTGNPKGVMINHGNLYNYLSFSQEKYFNRPDKRYLAPLFTSLSFDLTVTSLFGPLLCGGELVIYPQAMNVLDILTDIFYGNRKINFLKCTPAHIFLLHNVTGFHTAIDQLIAGGEELTATHIALLKSINPSIEIYNEYGPTETTVGTVVATIPAAAGAMDYPPGEAIPIGKAITNTRLYVVDQQVGLLPAGIKGELCIGGASVSKGYLHNELLTARKFMEDPYWPGEQLYRTGDVVSWLPDGNMAYHGRMDDQVKIRGYRVEPGEIEQVLASYQDVLNTAILVHTAADGEKELIAYLVAAEKLNMTQVREYLSHKLPAYMVPGRFMQLDSIPLTVNGKVDKKKLPAPTDEAVPVTDEQPVQPMNDVEKRLVAIWQELLGLKGQEIGTRDNFFELGGHSIKAIKILSRISKEFGVVISIQKMFEKPTIEHLASEIMNVTWFKAERKADTQTTNERIKL; from the coding sequence ATGCTTGAGTTAATAAACAGGCTTGCTGAAAAAAATATATCGCTGGTAGTAGCCGGTACGGACCTGCAAGTGAGTTTTACGGATACAGGGGCTTCAATCCCCGACGAGATCATCCAGGAGATCAGCCTGCATAAAGCAGCGCTTATCCATTACTTAAATCAATATGGCGGACAGCGTGCTTATCTCCATATACCGGCAGTTAAGGAGGCCGCTGACTATGCGGTGTCAGACGGACAACGCAGGTTATGGATCGTAAGCCAGCTGGAAGAAGCTTCACGCGCTTACAATATGCCCAACCGGGTAGTGCTGAAAGGAAGTTATACCCCCGCTGTTTTTGAAGCTGCGATACGGAAAGTGGTTGACCGGCATGAAATATTGCGGACAGTATTCAAAGAAACGGAAGGCGGAGAATTGCGGCAGGTAGTGATCCCTTCAGCCAGCTTCACCTTTACAGTAGGATACCAGGAGTTGACAGATGCTTCACCTGCGGATATTGATGTTTATATAAGCAGCCGGTCTGCAACAGTATTTGATCTTGAAAAAGGCCCCTTGTTTTTGGCTGACCTGATCCGCACGGGTCCTGAAGATTATATTTTCTTTTACAATGTACACCATATCATCAGTGATGGTGTATCCATGGAAATACTGGGCAATGAGGTATTACATTACTACCATGCGCAGGTGCAGGGGAATGCAGGTGCATTGCCAGCCCTGGCCTTACAATACAAAGACTATGCTGCCTGGCAGCAGGCAGCTTTACGGACCGGTAAACTAAAAGGCCATCAGGCTTATTGGCTGTCGCAGCTGGAAGGAGAACTGCCTGTACTGGACCTGCCTGCCAGTCATCAACGTCCGGCGTTGTTGTCGTTTGATGGACACCAGTTATCAGCCGTTATCAATAAAGATCTTACAGAACAGCTCCGTACTGTATGCCATGGGCAGCAAGCCACCTTGTTTATGGGACTATTGGGCGTGCTCAATACTTTATTTTACCGGTATACCAGCCAGGAAGATATTATTATAGGAACACCGGTTGCCGGACGTGAACATGCTGATCTGGAAAACCAGATCGGTTTTTACCTCAATACCTTACCCTTACGCACCCGTTTCAATGGTAAGCATAGTTTCACAGAATTATTGCAAGGCATTCGTACAACAACGTTGGGCGCTTATGAACACCAGGCCTATCCATTTGACAGGCTGGTGACCGATCTTGGCTTAAAACGTGATAACAGCCGGTCGGTATTGTTTGATGTGATGATGGTGTTGCAAAGTCAGCAGGGCAAAAGCACGCCGTCAATGCAGGAGCCCGGTCACATCCTTACACCGGAAATAGTTGATAAAGGAGCCTGCGCTGTTAAGTTTGATCTGCAGGTCGTTTTTACCGAGCAGGCCGATGGCTTGCGCATGGATATTGATTTCAATACATCCATCTATACAATTGAAGACATACAAAGGTTAATAACCCATTACCGTCAGTTGTTGCTAGCAGCGGTTTCGGACCCGGTATTACCGCTGTATGCATTGGATTATTTGCCGGAAGCTGAAAAGACTGAGCTGCTGCAATGGGGCACAGTGACGAAAGCGTATCCCGTGGGCCATACGCTGGTTGACCTGTTTAAAGAGCAGGTATTGAAAAGGAGGCATGAAATTGCCCTGGTTTTTGAAAATACGGAGCTGACCTATGAAGAGTTGGACAAGCGAAGCGATCAATTGGCAGCGTACCTGCGTTTACTGTCTATTCCCGGCGGTTCGCCGGTGCCTGTTTGTATTGACCGGTCGGTCGACATGATCGTAGCATTGCTTGGCGTCCTGAAATCCGGATGCGCCTATGTGCCTGTAGATCCGGCTTACCCCTCCGACCATATTGCTTATATTTTAAAAGATACAGCCTGCCAGGTGGTGATTACAACAGCCGATCACCAGGGGCGCATACAAGATAGCGGTACGGGTGTACAGGTCGTACTGCTGAGCGATGCTGATCATTTAATAGCGGTACCTGTTGATGGGACCGCAGCTGTGCAGGCCAATGATCTTGCCTATGTGATCTATACTTCAGGTTCAACCGGCAGGCCCAAGGGAGTGATGATGGAACATGCCGGCGTGGTCAACCGCCTGCGCTGGATGTGGGAGCATTATGCATTTGACCATACGGATGTCATTCTGCAAAAGACATCCTTCACTTTTGATGTATCGGTATGGGAATTATTTATGCCACTATGCCTGGGATGCAAAATGGTGCTTTGTAATAAAGAGGTGGTGAGTGATCCGGGCAGTATTGCCGACCTGATATTCCGGCATGGTGTTACCTGTCTGCATTTTGTGCCTCCTATGCTGGATGCCTTTATGCATGACCTCTTTGACCGGGCGTATAATATCCGGTTCTTATCCTCTTTAAAAAGAGTGATCGCCAGCGGAGAAGCCCTTTCCCTGGCATCGGTTCAAAAGTGGTATAGCAAAATGCAGGCGCCGCTGTGTAATTTATATGGACCTACGGAGGCAGCTATTGACGTAACTTATTTTGATACCGACGCCCGTATTGATAAGGTGTTTATTGGAAAGCCGGTAGCCAATACTTCGCTGTATGTATTGGATGATCATATGAGGCTGGTGGGCACAGGTGTACCGGGTGAATTATATATAGGTGGCATCCAGGTGGCCAGGGGGTATTTGAATAATCCCTTATTGACGGCTTCGCGGTTTGTGGATGATCCTGTCAAAAAAGAGGGTAAGTTATACCGTACAGGTGATCTGACCAGGTGGGATAGTAGCGGAAATATAGAATATATTGGCAGGCTCGATAACCAGGTAAAGATACGGGGCTACAGGATCGAGCCGGGTGAAATAGAGCAGGTGATGTTATTGAGCGGTTTGGTAAAACAAGCCGTTGTAGTACCGCAAAATGACGGTAGCCAGGGAAAATGCCTGGTGGCCTACCTGGTGCCGCAAGGAGGCGAAGGTATAGCGGTCATACGGGATTACCTGCTGTCTAAGTTACCCTCCTATATGGTGCCTGCTTATTTTGTAGCCATGGACAGTTTGCCGGTATTGCCCAATGGCAAGATCAACCGTAAGTTGTTGCCAGCTCCGGCCATTACAGGTGTGCCTGCTGCCGTGTCCTATGCAGCGCCGGCTAATGATACGGAGCGCGTGTTGCTCGAAGTGTATCAACTGGTGCTTAAACGTACACTGCCAGGCGGTGTAAAAGACAGTTTTTTTGAATCGGGCGGCGATTCCATCAAAGCGATCCTGCTGGCGGGCAAGCTGAAGCAACATGGATATAAAGTATCCACCCGCGATATATTGAAGTATCCTGTGCTGGAAGATATGGCCAAATGGGTGCAGCGTTCCGGCCAGGAACAACCGGCACAGGCAATCATAGAAGGAGATAGTACCCTGACACCCATACAGCAATGGTTGCTATCAAAGTCCTTTGTCAATAAACATCATTTCAACCAATCTGTATTACTGCATAGTAAACTGCGCATCGATGCAGGTATAGTGCAACAAAGTTTACTGGAACTGGTGAAGCACCATGATGTATTGCGCAGTGTTTTTGTACAGGACCAACAAAGATGGAAGCAATCTATAAAAGGAGTTGAACGGAATTCAGTCACTATGGAGGTCCACGATCTCGTCTCCGTTGCTGATCCGATAGCTGCCATGGCTTCGCTCAGTGAACAACTGCAGGCATCGATCAACCTGCTGACCGGACCATTACTGAAAGCGGCGATCTTCCGTTTGCCGGATGGCGACCGTCTGCTATTGATCATTCACCACCTGGTGGTAGATGGTGTAAGTTGGCGTATCCTGCTGGAAGACCTGCCTGTGCTGTATGAACAATTGAGCAAAGGGGATACCATACAGTTGCCTGCGAAAACTGTTTCTTTCCAGCAATGGGCCAAACAACTGAAACTATACAGCGAAAGTGAAGCTATTACACAGGAGTTGCCTTATTGGTCGGCGGTGGCTGAGTATAGGACTGATGGGCTACGGGCTGATTGGCCGGAGGGCAGCAATTTGTCGAAAGACAGCAGTTCGATCACTGTACGGTTGAATGAAACATTGACAACATCATTGCTTACAGAGATCAACCAGGTGTATAATACCAGGGTAGATGATATTTTACTAACAGCATTGGCGATGGCCGTGAACGCCAGTTTTGAGAAGCCGCACCTATTGGTGGGGCTGGAGGGCCACGGGCGTGAAGAAATAATAAAAGAGGTAGATATAAGCCGCACGGTGGGATGGTTTACCACTCTGTATCCCGTGCTGCTGGATATTCACAGTGCTAAAGATATTGTGAATGGCCTGGTACTGGTAAAAGACCAGCTGCGTAAGGTGCCCAACAAGGGCATTGGTTATGGAATAGCGCGGTATTTGCTTGCAGAGAAACCCGCTGCTTTGCAACAGGAGGAACAAAGGTTTGATGTACTGTTTAATTATCTGGGCGATCTGGGGGCAGGCGTCAGCAATGCTACAGGAGCGGAACTATTTAGTTATGCCAAAGAAGGAAAGGGGCATGACGTGGATGGAGGGTATGAGCAGGAAAGCCATATGACAGTAAATGCTGCGGTGATCCAGGGCAGTTTACAATTGGGCATCCGGTATAGCCGGGAGCAATACAAGCGGGAAACGGTGGAGGGTTTTGCAGCCAGCTACGAGCAGCAACTTAAAAAGTTAATTGACCTGCTCCGTCATACACCTGATCGCTATTTAACGCCGGGCGATCTCTCCTTCAAGGACCTGAAGATGGAGGACCTGATATTGCTCAATGCGCATAAGGACGTAGAAGATGTATATGAATTGTCGCCCTTGCAGGAAGGTATTTATTACCATTGGCAAAAGGAGTCGGATTCTACGGCCTATGTAAACCAAATGTCTTTCCGCCTGTCAGGACAGATCGATATACTGCTGATCAAAAAGAGTTATGAATATTTAATGAGGCGGCATGATGTATTGCGTACCTCCTTTCACCATGAGTATGAGAACCGTCATCTACAGGCGGTGAGAAAGGTTGCAGAGCCTGACTTTCATTACCTGGAAGTACCGGTGCATGCAGACAAAGAAGAATTTATAGCCGACTACAAAACGCAGGACAGAAAAAGAGGGTTTGACCTCGCCAAAGCATCACAAATGCGGCTTACGGTAGTGATGGCGCCGGATAATGCTTATGAATTTGTATGGAGCTTTCACCACATATTAATGGACGGTTGGTGCAGTGGTATCCTGATCAAGGAATTCTTTATTATTTATAAAAGCCTGCTACGTGGAGAAGAACCCCGGTTGGGCAAAGTGTTTCCTTATGTAAATTATATAAACTGGCTGGCAGGCCAACCCCGGGAGAGTACCTTATCCTACTGGGGTAATTACCTGGCGGGCTATGATGGCCTGGCGGAAGTGCCCTTTAAGAAAACGCTGGCTAAGAAAAGCACTGCCACGGTGGAAGAAGTACAGTTCACACTTTCTCCGGAGGAGGTGATTGCTATGCGGACCTTGTGCAATGGACTGCAGGTAACAGAAAATACTTTTATTCAATCGGTATGGGGCTATTTGCTTAGCCGGTACAATAATACCAGGGACGTAGTATTCGGAACAGTGGTTTCGGGCCGGCCCGGTGAACTGGAAGGCATTGACCAGATGATCGGCTTGTTTATCAATACAGTACCCGTTCGCCTGCAATATACAGGTACAGAAAGCGTGAAAGACCTTTTGCAGGCCATGCAGCAGCAGGCCATTGGAACCATGCCGCATCATTATGCACCATTGCCCGACATACAATCGCAGGTGCGGGCAGGCGGTCATTTATTCGATCATATTGTGGTGTTTGAGAATTTTCCCGTGGAAGACATTATTAAGAAAGGGGTGCATGAGACCCAGTCGGGTGAAATAAGGTCTTTGTCTTCTAAAGTGATCATTGAATCCAACTACGCTTTTACCCTGCAGGTATTGCCGGAGGCATCAGGTATGAAAATATCATTTATCTATGATCCTTCGGTACTGGAAAAGGGCTCGATAGTACAGATAAAGAACCATTTTGAAAATGCGATCAGGAATTTTGTTGCCCGGCCCGATCTGCCTGTGAGCAAGATAGATTACCTGTCAGACGAGGAATATAAAACCTTGCTGGAAGTGTATAATGACAAAGTGGTAAGTTATCCCCGGCAAACGATCCTGACCGATCTTAAACAGGTGACGGCAGCGCATACCGCAGCCATTGCGGTAAGTTATGGTGCTACACAGCTCAGTTATGGAACATTGGACAACCTGTCCAATAAAGTGGCCCATTGTCTGGCCACTGTGTATAACGTGCAACCTGGTGACCTGGTAGGCATCTTGATTGACCGGAGTGAATGGGCGGTTGTTCTTATACTGGGCATCTTAAAAGCGGGGGCGGCTTATGTACCTATTGATCCTGCCTATCCTGAAAGCCGTATCGACTTTATTGCCCGTGATAGCCGTTGCCGGATGATCATTGATAGCGGCAAACTACAGGACATCAGGCAGGCTTTGTCCGCTTATCCGGAAGATACAGTGGTTGCCAGGGAGGTGACGGTACATGATCTTGCCTATGTGATCTATACTTCCGGGTCTACCGGTAATCCCAAAGGGGTGATGATCAACCACGGCAATCTGTACAATTACCTTTCTTTCAGCCAGGAGAAGTATTTTAACCGGCCAGACAAAAGATACCTGGCTCCTCTCTTTACGTCGCTTTCATTCGACCTGACGGTAACGAGTTTATTCGGGCCGCTGTTGTGTGGCGGCGAACTGGTCATCTATCCTCAGGCCATGAATGTACTGGATATACTGACAGATATTTTTTATGGCAACCGGAAGATCAATTTCCTGAAATGTACACCTGCTCATATTTTCTTATTGCACAATGTAACAGGCTTTCATACGGCCATTGATCAACTCATTGCAGGTGGAGAAGAATTGACGGCCACGCATATTGCGCTATTGAAATCGATCAACCCTTCCATTGAAATATACAATGAATATGGACCTACAGAAACGACAGTAGGCACAGTCGTGGCTACAATACCTGCCGCCGCAGGGGCTATGGACTATCCCCCGGGCGAGGCCATCCCTATTGGCAAAGCCATAACCAATACGCGCCTGTATGTGGTGGATCAGCAGGTTGGGTTATTGCCGGCCGGCATCAAGGGCGAGTTGTGTATTGGAGGAGCCAGTGTTTCGAAAGGATACCTGCACAATGAATTGCTTACGGCCAGGAAGTTTATGGAAGATCCTTATTGGCCCGGAGAGCAATTATACAGGACGGGCGATGTCGTAAGCTGGTTGCCGGATGGGAATATGGCATACCATGGACGTATGGATGATCAGGTGAAGATACGTGGATACCGGGTGGAGCCTGGCGAAATAGAACAGGTGCTGGCCAGCTACCAGGATGTGTTGAATACAGCCATACTGGTGCATACCGCTGCAGATGGCGAAAAAGAATTGATCGCTTACCTGGTAGCTGCGGAAAAACTCAATATGACCCAGGTCAGGGAATACCTGTCGCACAAACTGCCTGCTTATATGGTACCCGGCCGCTTTATGCAGCTGGATAGTATTCCGCTTACCGTCAATGGCAAAGTAGATAAAAAGAAACTGCCCGCGCCTACGGATGAGGCAGTGCCTGTAACTGATGAGCAACCCGTGCAGCCCATGAATGATGTGGAGAAACGGCTGGTAGCCATCTGGCAGGAGCTATTGGGCCTGAAGGGCCAGGAGATCGGCACCAGGGATAATTTCTTTGAACTGGGCGGCCATAGTATCAAAGCCATCAAAATATTGTCGCGCATATCAAAAGAATTTGGTGTGGTGATCAGCATTCAGAAAATGTTTGAAAAGCCTACGATCGAACACCTGGCCAGTGAGATCATGAATGTAACCTGGTTTAAGGCCGAAAGAAAAGCCGACACACAAACCACCAACGAAAGGATCAAACTTTAA